One part of the Pandoraea faecigallinarum genome encodes these proteins:
- a CDS encoding ABC transporter permease subunit — protein MSHMPATLPPPAAVTATPGGRLIREFLRSFTANRGATAAAIVLLLMFATAIFAPLIAPHSPIEQYRDFVKIPPAWFDGGNARFLLGTDEAGRDILSRLIYGARLSFWIGLSSVVLSLIPGILLGLLAAFFPRWLDTPIMRLMDMMMALPSLLLAVAVVAVIGPGLANTTIAIAIVTLPAYVRLTRAAAIGELQREYVVASRMAGAGTLRLMFSTVLPNCAAPLIVQATLSFSVAILDAAALGFLGLGVQPPLAEWGSMLASARDYMESAWWIVTLPGLAIVISVLAINLVGDGLRDALDPKLKRIA, from the coding sequence ATGAGTCACATGCCTGCCACGCTGCCACCTCCCGCCGCTGTGACGGCGACGCCTGGTGGGCGTCTGATCCGGGAGTTCCTGCGCAGCTTCACCGCCAACCGCGGCGCCACCGCGGCGGCCATCGTCCTGCTGCTGATGTTCGCGACGGCGATTTTCGCGCCGCTGATCGCGCCGCACAGTCCCATCGAGCAATATCGCGATTTCGTGAAGATTCCGCCCGCGTGGTTCGACGGCGGCAATGCCAGGTTCCTGCTCGGTACCGACGAGGCCGGGCGCGACATTCTCTCGCGGCTGATCTACGGGGCGCGTTTGTCGTTCTGGATCGGCCTGTCGTCGGTGGTGCTTTCGCTGATTCCGGGCATTCTGCTCGGACTGCTCGCCGCATTTTTCCCCCGTTGGCTCGACACGCCGATCATGCGCCTGATGGACATGATGATGGCGCTGCCGTCGCTGTTGCTGGCAGTGGCCGTGGTGGCCGTGATCGGCCCGGGTCTGGCGAACACGACCATCGCCATCGCGATCGTGACCTTGCCCGCGTATGTGCGCCTCACGCGTGCGGCCGCCATCGGCGAGTTGCAGCGCGAGTACGTCGTTGCCTCGCGCATGGCAGGGGCCGGTACGCTGCGACTGATGTTCTCGACGGTGCTGCCGAACTGTGCGGCGCCGCTCATCGTGCAGGCCACGTTGAGTTTCTCGGTGGCCATTCTCGACGCGGCGGCGCTGGGGTTTCTCGGCCTCGGCGTGCAGCCGCCGCTCGCGGAGTGGGGCTCGATGCTCGCGTCCGCGCGCGACTACATGGAAAGTGCCTGGTGGATCGTGACGCTGCCGGGACTTGCGATCGTCATCTCGGTTCTTGCCATCAATCTGGTCGGCGATGGCCTGCGCGATGCTCTGGACCCCAAACTGAAACGAATCGCATGA
- a CDS encoding ABC transporter ATP-binding protein encodes MSLLSIRNLSVDFDGARAVDAIDLDVGQGEILGVVGESGSGKSVTMLALMGLIDAPGRVTADEVRFDGRDLLNASKRERRNIVGRDVSMIFQDALTSLNPSYTIGYQIGEVLRRHMGLRGRALRDRIVELLEQVEIPDAANRLGAYPHQLSGGMNQRVMIAMAIACRPKLLIADEPTTALDVTIQAQIMALLLQLQKDYGMSLVLISHDLAVVAEVAHKVAVMYAGQVIEVQQVPALFDAPHHPYTEALLSAIPEHNRGVRRLRTLPGVVPGRDDRPAGCLLSPRCPYADDHCRAVQPALTPYAGPGAVGSPRVRCFKPLPHDAAAAVSPGGQSMGGAQ; translated from the coding sequence ATGAGTCTGCTCTCCATTCGAAATCTATCGGTCGATTTCGACGGCGCACGCGCTGTCGACGCCATCGACCTCGACGTCGGCCAGGGCGAGATTCTCGGCGTGGTCGGCGAATCCGGCTCCGGCAAGAGCGTGACGATGCTCGCGCTCATGGGGCTCATCGATGCACCCGGTCGCGTGACGGCCGATGAAGTCCGCTTCGACGGCCGGGACCTCCTGAACGCCTCGAAGCGCGAGCGCCGCAACATCGTCGGTCGCGACGTCTCGATGATATTTCAGGACGCCCTCACCAGCCTGAACCCGAGTTACACCATCGGCTATCAGATCGGCGAGGTGTTGCGACGCCACATGGGCTTGCGTGGACGTGCGCTGCGCGATCGCATCGTCGAGTTGCTGGAGCAGGTCGAGATTCCCGATGCCGCGAACCGTCTGGGCGCCTATCCGCATCAGCTCTCGGGCGGGATGAATCAGCGCGTGATGATCGCGATGGCGATTGCCTGCCGCCCCAAGCTGCTGATTGCGGATGAGCCGACCACGGCGCTCGACGTCACCATTCAGGCACAGATCATGGCGCTGCTGCTGCAACTGCAAAAGGACTACGGCATGTCGCTCGTGCTGATTTCCCACGATCTCGCGGTCGTGGCCGAAGTCGCGCACAAGGTCGCCGTGATGTACGCGGGGCAGGTGATCGAAGTCCAGCAGGTGCCGGCGCTGTTCGACGCGCCGCATCATCCCTACACCGAAGCTCTGCTTTCCGCGATTCCGGAACATAACCGCGGCGTACGCCGACTGCGTACTCTGCCGGGCGTGGTGCCTGGGCGTGACGACCGTCCGGCGGGCTGTCTGCTTTCGCCGCGCTGTCCTTATGCCGACGACCATTGCCGGGCGGTGCAGCCCGCGCTGACCCCCTATGCCGGGCCGGGCGCCGTGGGTTCGCCCCGGGTACGGTGTTTCAAGCCGCTGCCGCATGACGCGGCGGCGGCCGTGTCGCCGGGCGGACAGTCGATGGGAGGTGCGCAATGA
- a CDS encoding peptide ABC transporter ATP-binding protein: MVFATPPATPQASASEGRVVLSAQALTRFYTVNRGLLRGQASVKALNGVSFELKAGRTLAVVGESGCGKSTLARVLTLIEAPTSGRLFVDATETTAASAGELAPLRTRIQMVFQNPYASLNPRKTVGQALDEPLAINTPLGRAERGEKIADMMRTVGLRPEHVARYPHMFSGGQRQRVAIARAMILSPAIVVADEPVSALDVSIQAQILNLFMDLQDRYATSYVFVSHNLAVVEHVADDVMVMYLGRAVEHGPKAAVFGKPLHPYTRALMSATPAIKASERRVKIALIGELPSPLRPPPGCAFAPRCPYAVDRCRGEVPQLREIEGRLVACHRVEDIEG, from the coding sequence ATGGTTTTCGCGACGCCTCCGGCGACCCCGCAGGCGAGCGCTTCCGAGGGGCGTGTGGTCTTGTCCGCCCAGGCGCTGACGCGTTTTTATACGGTCAATCGGGGGTTGCTGCGGGGGCAGGCGAGTGTCAAGGCGCTAAACGGCGTGTCGTTCGAGCTGAAGGCTGGGCGAACGCTGGCGGTGGTGGGCGAGTCGGGGTGCGGCAAATCGACGCTGGCGCGGGTGCTGACGTTGATCGAGGCGCCGACGTCCGGCAGACTCTTCGTCGACGCGACCGAGACCACGGCGGCGTCGGCGGGCGAGCTGGCGCCGCTGCGTACGCGTATCCAGATGGTGTTCCAGAACCCGTACGCGTCGCTCAACCCGCGCAAGACCGTGGGACAGGCGCTGGACGAGCCGCTGGCCATCAACACGCCGCTCGGCCGGGCCGAGCGGGGCGAGAAGATCGCTGACATGATGCGCACGGTCGGGCTGCGTCCCGAACATGTGGCGCGGTATCCGCACATGTTCTCCGGCGGGCAGCGCCAGCGGGTGGCGATTGCCCGGGCGATGATCCTGTCGCCGGCCATCGTCGTGGCGGACGAGCCGGTTTCGGCCCTGGATGTCTCAATTCAGGCACAGATCCTGAATCTTTTCATGGATTTGCAGGACCGGTACGCGACGAGTTACGTATTCGTGTCGCATAATCTCGCGGTGGTCGAGCATGTGGCCGACGACGTCATGGTGATGTATCTCGGCCGCGCGGTCGAACACGGTCCCAAGGCCGCCGTGTTCGGCAAGCCGCTGCACCCGTACACCAGGGCGTTGATGTCGGCGACGCCGGCGATCAAGGCGTCCGAGCGGCGCGTGAAGATTGCGCTGATCGGCGAGTTGCCTTCGCCGCTGCGTCCGCCGCCCGGGTGTGCGTTTGCGCCGCGCTGCCCGTATGCCGTCGACCGTTGCCGTGGGGAAGTGCCGCAATTGCGCGAGATCGAGGGACGTCTGGTGGCGTGCCATCGGGTCGAAGACATAGAGGGATAA
- a CDS encoding TraB/GumN family protein encodes MTGWLLGCLLMTLAITLDAATTAAPRAVAPRTFPLVVPEPGEPPPGANLPFYEARKGDMTIYVMGTLHVGKPDDYPFRKVVVDALRVSKVVAFELSPDDLTMSQDDVQKYGMCTRACLPRLIPAPLWRKLRDRLKGNPAMLSEIRHMRPWLAALLVETLDSMGADLQTEYGTENQLENIYRGRIVGLESLAEQMDAFTGLTGAQQNELLAQELVLTPKKATAQVEELHRLWRAGDADLVFDWSQAKAAQVRRNVALADAIDERILYSRNRRFLARMLFLADPGKPVFVAVGTLHLGGPHGILQLLREHGFSVTQR; translated from the coding sequence TTGACCGGCTGGCTGCTGGGCTGCTTGCTGATGACGCTTGCCATCACGCTGGACGCGGCGACGACTGCCGCCCCGCGCGCGGTGGCGCCGCGAACATTCCCGCTGGTGGTACCGGAGCCGGGCGAACCGCCGCCTGGCGCCAATCTCCCGTTCTACGAAGCCCGCAAGGGCGACATGACCATCTACGTGATGGGTACCCTGCACGTCGGCAAGCCCGACGACTATCCGTTCCGTAAAGTCGTGGTCGATGCGTTGCGCGTGTCGAAGGTGGTGGCATTCGAGTTGTCGCCCGACGATCTGACCATGTCGCAGGACGACGTGCAGAAGTACGGCATGTGCACTCGCGCGTGTCTGCCGAGGCTGATTCCCGCGCCGCTGTGGCGCAAGTTGCGCGACCGTCTCAAGGGCAATCCGGCGATGCTCTCGGAGATCCGCCATATGCGGCCGTGGCTGGCGGCGCTGCTCGTCGAGACACTGGACTCGATGGGCGCCGACCTGCAAACGGAGTACGGTACGGAAAATCAGTTGGAGAACATCTATCGCGGGCGCATCGTCGGTCTCGAATCGCTCGCCGAGCAGATGGACGCGTTCACCGGCCTGACGGGCGCGCAGCAAAACGAATTGCTCGCGCAGGAACTGGTGCTCACGCCGAAGAAGGCAACGGCGCAGGTCGAAGAATTGCACCGCTTGTGGCGTGCGGGCGATGCCGATCTGGTGTTCGACTGGTCGCAGGCCAAGGCGGCACAGGTGCGTCGTAACGTGGCACTGGCAGACGCCATCGACGAGCGCATTCTTTATTCGCGCAACCGCCGTTTCCTGGCGCGCATGCTGTTCCTGGCAGACCCGGGCAAACCGGTCTTCGTTGCCGTCGGCACTCTGCACCTCGGTGGCCCGCACGGGATACTGCAACTGCTGCGGGAACACGGGTTTTCGGTCACGCAGCGCTGA
- the ureG gene encoding urease accessory protein UreG, whose translation MTTSANARRTKKTPPLRVGIGGPVGSGKTTLTEMLCKAMRERYDLVVITNDIYTKEDQRLLTVAGALAPERILGVETGGCPHTAIREDASINLEAVERMLDRFPDADVVFIESGGDNLAATFSPELSDLTIYVIDVAGGEKIPRKGGPGITKSDLLVINKTDLAPYVGASLDIMRSDTQKMRGMRPFVMGNMKEGKGLQEIIGFIEARGMLA comes from the coding sequence ATGACGACATCTGCCAACGCCCGACGTACCAAGAAGACTCCCCCGCTGCGTGTCGGTATCGGAGGCCCGGTCGGCTCCGGCAAGACCACGCTGACCGAGATGCTCTGCAAGGCCATGCGCGAGCGTTACGACCTCGTCGTCATTACCAACGACATCTACACGAAGGAAGACCAGCGCCTGCTCACGGTGGCCGGCGCACTGGCGCCGGAACGCATTCTCGGGGTCGAGACGGGCGGCTGTCCGCACACGGCGATTCGCGAAGACGCGTCGATCAACCTCGAAGCCGTGGAACGTATGCTGGATCGATTCCCGGATGCGGACGTGGTCTTCATCGAGTCGGGCGGCGACAACCTGGCGGCCACGTTCAGTCCCGAGCTGTCCGATCTGACGATTTACGTGATCGATGTCGCCGGCGGAGAGAAAATCCCGCGCAAGGGCGGCCCGGGCATCACCAAGTCGGACCTGCTCGTGATCAACAAGACCGATCTCGCGCCTTATGTCGGCGCATCGCTCGACATCATGCGCTCCGACACGCAGAAAATGCGCGGCATGCGTCCGTTCGTGATGGGGAACATGAAGGAAGGCAAAGGCCTGCAGGAAATCATCGGCTTCATCGAAGCGCGCGGCATGTTGGCATGA
- a CDS encoding urease accessory protein UreF, producing the protein MTASLASPLTEPVAAASLQSLAALLHLASPALPIGAFSYSQGLEAAVEHGMIHDAPSAGQWIASQLDGVFTTGEMALLARQWRHWQARDMASLRQVNDWLLATREAAELRAETEQMGWSLTQLAMSLEWGDAGQREHLSAIRPIALPTAFAFAALAHGAPLVDTLVAYAFSWLENQVAGALKAVPLGQLAAQRVIVALRPRVVDAAHRAASLPDTQINTFSPALAILASRHETQYSRLFRS; encoded by the coding sequence ATGACGGCAAGTCTGGCCAGCCCTCTCACTGAGCCGGTTGCTGCGGCCTCGTTGCAGTCGCTCGCGGCGCTGTTGCACCTTGCGTCGCCCGCACTGCCCATCGGCGCGTTCAGTTATTCGCAGGGGCTCGAAGCCGCTGTCGAGCACGGGATGATTCACGACGCCCCCAGCGCCGGGCAATGGATCGCCAGCCAACTCGACGGCGTGTTCACGACAGGCGAGATGGCGTTGCTGGCACGCCAGTGGCGTCACTGGCAGGCGCGGGACATGGCGTCGCTCAGGCAAGTCAACGACTGGTTGCTCGCAACACGCGAGGCCGCGGAGCTTCGCGCCGAAACCGAACAGATGGGATGGTCGCTCACGCAACTGGCGATGTCGCTCGAATGGGGCGACGCAGGGCAGCGCGAGCATCTCTCGGCGATCAGGCCCATTGCCTTGCCGACGGCCTTCGCGTTCGCAGCGCTCGCACATGGCGCGCCGCTGGTCGATACACTCGTCGCCTACGCATTCAGCTGGCTGGAGAATCAGGTCGCCGGTGCGCTCAAGGCGGTGCCGTTAGGACAGCTGGCGGCGCAACGCGTGATCGTCGCGCTGCGGCCTCGCGTGGTCGACGCCGCCCATCGCGCGGCCTCTTTGCCGGACACGCAGATCAACACCTTTTCCCCGGCGCTCGCCATCCTGGCGTCGCGTCACGAGACTCAGTACTCACGGCTGTTCCGTTCTTGA
- the ureC gene encoding urease subunit alpha yields the protein MKISRRAYAEMFGPTTGDRLRLADTELIVEIERDYTIYGEEVKFGGGKVIRDGMGQSQRTRADVVDTVITNAVIIDHWGIVKADIGLKDGRIWGIGKAGNPDIQPGVTIPLGGATEVIAGEGMIVTAGGIDSHIHFICPQQIEEALSSGVTTLLGGGTGPATGTNATTCTPGPWHMERMLQAADGWPINLGFLGKGNVSQPAPLMEQIDAGAIGLKLHEDWGSTPAAIDACLSVADATDTQVAIHTDTLNEGGFVEATVAAIKGRTIHTYHTEGAGGGHAPDILKVCGEPNVLPSSTNPTRPYTINTLDEHLDMLMVCHHLDPAIAEDIAFAESRIRRETIAAEDILHDLGALSMISSDSQAMGRVGEVIMRTWQTAHKMKVQRGALGIDSSQSDNFRVRRYVAKYTINPAITHGMAHEVGSVEVGKWADLVLWEPAFFGVKPSLILKGGMITSALMGDPNASIPTPQPVHYREMFGARAGALARTSLTFVSQAAYDGDVAGRFGLSKRIVPVRNIRQVTKANMIHNDWLPQISVDPETYQVIADGQLLTCEPATVLPMAQRYFLF from the coding sequence ATGAAAATATCTCGCCGCGCGTATGCGGAAATGTTCGGCCCGACCACGGGCGACCGGCTGCGTCTGGCCGATACGGAACTCATCGTCGAGATCGAACGCGATTACACGATCTATGGCGAGGAAGTGAAGTTCGGCGGCGGCAAGGTGATTCGCGACGGCATGGGGCAGTCGCAACGCACGCGCGCCGACGTGGTCGACACCGTCATCACGAACGCCGTCATCATCGATCACTGGGGCATCGTCAAAGCGGACATCGGATTGAAAGACGGCCGCATCTGGGGTATCGGCAAGGCGGGCAATCCGGACATCCAGCCCGGCGTGACGATTCCGCTGGGCGGTGCGACGGAGGTCATCGCCGGTGAGGGCATGATCGTCACGGCAGGCGGCATCGATTCGCACATCCATTTCATCTGCCCGCAGCAAATCGAGGAGGCGCTGTCGTCCGGCGTCACGACATTGCTCGGCGGTGGTACGGGTCCGGCCACCGGCACCAATGCGACGACCTGCACGCCGGGGCCGTGGCACATGGAGCGCATGCTCCAGGCTGCCGACGGCTGGCCCATCAATCTCGGGTTCCTCGGCAAAGGCAACGTCAGCCAGCCCGCACCGTTGATGGAGCAGATCGACGCTGGCGCCATCGGGTTGAAGCTGCATGAGGACTGGGGCTCGACACCGGCGGCAATCGACGCCTGCCTGTCCGTCGCCGATGCCACCGACACACAGGTCGCGATTCACACGGACACGCTCAACGAAGGCGGCTTCGTCGAAGCGACGGTTGCCGCGATCAAGGGCCGCACGATTCACACGTATCACACAGAGGGCGCCGGCGGCGGTCACGCGCCGGACATCCTCAAAGTGTGCGGCGAGCCGAATGTACTGCCGTCGTCCACCAATCCGACACGCCCCTACACCATCAACACGCTCGACGAACACCTCGACATGCTGATGGTCTGCCATCACCTCGATCCGGCCATCGCGGAAGACATCGCGTTCGCCGAATCGCGCATACGCCGCGAGACGATTGCCGCCGAGGACATTCTGCACGACCTCGGTGCGCTTTCGATGATTTCGTCGGATTCACAGGCGATGGGGCGCGTGGGCGAGGTGATCATGCGCACGTGGCAGACAGCGCACAAGATGAAGGTGCAGCGCGGCGCGCTCGGTATCGATTCGTCGCAGTCGGACAATTTCCGCGTCAGGCGTTACGTGGCGAAGTACACGATCAACCCGGCGATCACGCATGGCATGGCGCATGAGGTCGGCTCGGTCGAAGTGGGCAAGTGGGCGGATCTGGTGCTGTGGGAGCCTGCATTCTTTGGTGTGAAGCCCTCCCTGATTCTCAAGGGCGGCATGATTACGTCGGCACTGATGGGCGACCCGAACGCGTCGATCCCGACGCCGCAACCGGTGCACTACCGCGAGATGTTCGGCGCGCGTGCCGGGGCGCTGGCACGCACCTCGCTGACGTTCGTATCGCAAGCGGCGTACGATGGCGACGTGGCCGGCCGTTTCGGGCTGTCCAAGCGCATCGTGCCGGTGCGCAATATCCGGCAGGTGACCAAAGCCAACATGATCCACAACGACTGGCTGCCGCAGATCAGCGTCGATCCCGAGACCTATCAGGTCATCGCAGACGGTCAACTGCTGACGTGCGAGCCGGCGACCGTGCTGCCGATGGCGCAACGCTATTTTCTTTTCTGA
- a CDS encoding urease subunit beta, producing the protein MIPGELLPADGDLTLNEGRETLSVTVANTGDRPIQVGSHFHFHEVNDALQFDREATRGFRLNIAAGTAVRFEPGQQRTVELVALAGERRVYGFAGRVMGAL; encoded by the coding sequence ATGATTCCCGGAGAACTGTTGCCCGCCGATGGCGACCTCACGCTCAACGAGGGGCGCGAAACCCTCAGTGTGACAGTCGCGAATACCGGCGACCGTCCGATTCAGGTCGGCTCGCATTTCCACTTCCATGAAGTCAACGATGCACTGCAATTCGACCGCGAAGCCACGCGCGGCTTCCGCCTGAACATTGCGGCCGGGACTGCCGTTCGCTTCGAACCGGGGCAGCAACGCACGGTCGAGCTGGTGGCGCTCGCGGGCGAGCGCCGCGTCTATGGTTTCGCCGGTCGCGTCATGGGGGCGCTATGA
- a CDS encoding HupE/UreJ family protein, whose translation MAHRRAVRVATGLALLALSGAALAHPGHPGHDAASSFAAGLLHPLSGADHLCAMIVVGLWSSLTSKRVWAAPLAFVAMLAAGGLLGMTHWVALPGVEPMIAVSLLVLGLMLATRARLPAWAGAVTVGAFAVFHGFAHGAELPGEASAMHYMLGFLVATGMLHCLGIAAGVALRHRTVWMPRLLGAGVLAYGATLLAAAA comes from the coding sequence GTGGCGCACCGGCGCGCGGTGCGCGTGGCGACCGGTCTCGCCTTGCTTGCGTTGTCGGGCGCGGCGCTCGCGCACCCGGGACATCCGGGGCACGACGCAGCCAGCAGCTTCGCCGCGGGTTTGCTGCACCCGCTAAGCGGCGCGGACCATCTGTGCGCGATGATCGTCGTGGGGCTGTGGAGTTCGCTGACTTCGAAGCGCGTGTGGGCCGCGCCGCTCGCCTTCGTGGCGATGCTCGCCGCTGGCGGTCTGCTCGGCATGACGCATTGGGTCGCGCTGCCGGGCGTGGAGCCCATGATCGCCGTCTCGCTTCTGGTGCTCGGCCTGATGCTCGCCACGCGCGCGCGGTTGCCCGCCTGGGCCGGTGCCGTGACCGTCGGGGCATTTGCCGTATTCCACGGGTTCGCGCACGGCGCAGAGTTGCCCGGCGAGGCGAGCGCCATGCACTACATGCTCGGCTTCCTGGTCGCGACCGGCATGCTGCATTGCCTCGGCATCGCGGCGGGCGTGGCGCTGCGCCACCGCACCGTCTGGATGCCGCGCCTGCTTGGCGCCGGTGTGCTGGCTTACGGTGCGACGTTGCTCGCTGCGGCGGCCTGA
- the ureA gene encoding urease subunit gamma — protein MKLTPREKDKLLIFTAALLAERRRARGLKLNYPEAVAFISAALMEAARDGRTVAELMHYGTTLLTRDDVMDGVPEMIPDIQVEATFPDGTKLVTVHHPIP, from the coding sequence ATGAAGCTCACTCCGCGCGAAAAAGACAAGTTGCTCATCTTCACCGCCGCCCTGCTCGCCGAACGGCGTCGCGCGCGCGGACTGAAACTGAACTATCCGGAAGCCGTGGCCTTCATCAGCGCCGCGCTCATGGAGGCGGCGCGCGACGGGCGTACCGTTGCCGAGCTGATGCACTACGGCACGACGCTGCTCACGCGTGACGACGTGATGGATGGCGTGCCCGAAATGATCCCGGACATTCAGGTCGAAGCCACCTTCCCGGACGGCACCAAGCTCGTCACGGTGCATCACCCGATTCCCTGA
- a CDS encoding amino acid ABC transporter ATP-binding protein, translated as MSLIKVRGMQKRFGDNPVLRGIDMEVERGQVVSIIGKSGSGKSTLLRTLNGLERFDAGSVDVDGVLVGARDTDLRALRLKVGMVFQQYNLFPHLTAGENVMLAQKVVKKASRADARDVARTMLAKVGLADKFDSYPSQLSGGQQQRVAIARSLAMHPAVLLCDEITSALDPELVAEVLKVLEDLAAEGMTLILVTHEMRFARHVSDRVVFMHEGRIWESGEPERLFTQPSTPELQRFICQ; from the coding sequence ATGTCGCTAATTAAGGTCAGGGGCATGCAAAAGCGCTTCGGCGACAACCCCGTACTGCGAGGCATCGACATGGAAGTCGAGCGAGGTCAGGTCGTGTCGATCATCGGCAAGAGCGGGTCGGGAAAAAGTACGCTGCTTCGCACTCTGAACGGTCTCGAGCGTTTCGATGCCGGTAGCGTGGACGTGGATGGCGTGCTCGTCGGCGCACGCGACACCGATCTGCGCGCCCTGCGGCTGAAGGTCGGCATGGTGTTCCAGCAATACAACCTGTTTCCGCACCTGACGGCCGGCGAGAACGTGATGCTCGCGCAGAAGGTCGTGAAAAAGGCATCCAGGGCCGACGCGCGCGACGTCGCCCGCACAATGCTCGCCAAGGTCGGTCTGGCCGACAAGTTCGACAGCTACCCGTCGCAACTCTCCGGCGGCCAGCAGCAGCGTGTGGCGATTGCCCGCTCGCTGGCGATGCACCCGGCGGTGCTGCTATGCGACGAGATTACATCCGCGCTCGACCCCGAACTGGTGGCGGAAGTCCTCAAGGTACTCGAAGATCTCGCCGCCGAGGGCATGACGCTCATTCTCGTCACGCACGAGATGCGTTTTGCACGCCATGTGTCGGATCGCGTGGTCTTCATGCACGAGGGGAGGATCTGGGAATCCGGTGAGCCGGAACGGCTTTTCACGCAACCGTCAACACCGGAATTGCAGCGCTTCATCTGTCAGTGA
- a CDS encoding amino acid ABC transporter permease — MTEFSLWDMLRGLVLAGRWTLVLSLIAFVCGGLVALVLLVIRVGRVRWAARAVALYIEIFQGTPLLMQLFLVFFGLPLLGLEVSPWVAAAVCLTLYTSAYLTEIWRGCVDAIPHGQWEASSSLAMGYVEQLRHVILPQALRIAIAPTVGFSVQVVKSTALASIIGFDELTKTGTMLTNATFQPFTVYGLVALLYFAACYPLSLWARHLERKLHVAN; from the coding sequence GTGACGGAGTTCTCACTGTGGGACATGCTGCGCGGCCTGGTGCTCGCCGGTCGCTGGACGCTCGTCCTCTCGCTCATCGCCTTCGTGTGCGGTGGGCTCGTCGCGCTCGTGCTGCTGGTGATCCGGGTCGGGCGGGTGCGATGGGCGGCGCGCGCCGTCGCGCTGTACATCGAGATCTTTCAGGGCACGCCGCTGCTCATGCAGTTGTTCCTGGTGTTTTTTGGACTGCCGTTGCTCGGCCTCGAAGTGTCGCCATGGGTCGCCGCCGCCGTGTGTCTCACGCTCTATACGAGCGCCTACCTGACGGAGATCTGGCGCGGCTGCGTCGACGCCATTCCGCATGGTCAATGGGAGGCCTCGTCGAGCCTCGCCATGGGCTACGTCGAACAACTGCGCCACGTGATCTTGCCGCAGGCGCTGCGCATCGCAATCGCGCCGACGGTCGGATTCTCGGTGCAGGTCGTCAAGAGCACGGCGCTCGCGTCGATCATCGGCTTCGACGAACTCACCAAGACCGGCACCATGCTGACCAACGCGACGTTCCAGCCCTTCACCGTCTACGGTCTCGTCGCCCTGCTCTACTTCGCCGCCTGCTATCCGCTTTCGCTGTGGGCGCGCCATCTCGAAAGGAAACTCCATGTCGCTAATTAA
- a CDS encoding amino acid ABC transporter permease: protein MHYALDFADLRQYFMLFVRGAALTIALTAASTVIGVVIGALCAIAREAGSNGFRLFAGLYVEWIRNTPFIVQLFFIFFGLPSLGIHIGETSAALIAMSLNLGAYATEIVRAGMRAVPRGLSEAGLSLAMTRAQILRHVVLPQAFAKVFPALASQIVIVMLGSAVVSQISVPDLSYAANFVQSRTFRAFESYLIVTALYLLLAIALRRVLMRCAQRLFRGVAKVRGGAR from the coding sequence ATGCATTACGCCCTCGACTTTGCCGATCTGCGGCAATACTTCATGCTGTTCGTGCGCGGCGCCGCGCTGACGATCGCGCTCACGGCCGCGTCCACGGTCATCGGCGTCGTCATCGGTGCGCTGTGCGCCATTGCGCGCGAAGCGGGTTCAAACGGGTTCCGGCTGTTTGCCGGACTCTACGTCGAGTGGATCCGCAACACGCCGTTCATCGTCCAGCTGTTTTTCATCTTCTTCGGCCTGCCCAGTCTCGGCATTCATATCGGCGAGACGAGCGCCGCCCTCATCGCCATGAGTCTGAACCTCGGCGCGTATGCAACGGAAATCGTGCGCGCCGGTATGCGCGCGGTGCCGCGCGGTTTATCGGAAGCCGGGCTGTCGCTCGCCATGACGCGCGCGCAAATCCTGCGCCACGTGGTCCTGCCGCAGGCGTTCGCCAAGGTGTTTCCCGCACTTGCCAGCCAGATCGTGATCGTGATGCTCGGTTCGGCCGTCGTCTCGCAAATTTCCGTGCCGGATCTCTCGTATGCCGCCAACTTCGTGCAGTCCCGCACGTTCCGCGCCTTTGAAAGCTATTTGATCGTCACCGCGCTGTATCTGTTACTCGCCATTGCGCTGCGCCGCGTGCTGATGCGTTGTGCCCAGCGTCTGTTTCGAGGCGTGGCAAAGGTCCGGGGAGGTGCGCGGTGA